The Blautia obeum ATCC 29174 region ATCCACTTCCGAATCTGAATAGAAGGATTTATCATGTATATATCGTACGTTAAGCTTCTTCTTTGATAATCTTTTACCAACGCTACATTTTGCCTCTGGAATAATTTTATTAATACCATCCGCTACATCCTGCAAATAATCTTCAGAAGTTTCAGAGTGTACAACATCCACTATATTAATTCCAGAATTCAAAACTTCCTTTTTAACAATATCCTTATATAACTCCAATGACGCACGCTTATATTCCAAAACTTCGTCAATACTATATTGTTTAAATTTAACACGAATATACTTACCAAATTCATCATGTAAGGCATTCAAAATATCATATAAAACACCCATCTTGGTACATGAAAACGTTTCATAATCCGTAAAGTCAAAGAATGTAATGCTACCCCTTTCACCATCTACGGGTTTAATAATAAAGTTTTCTCTACGGTCTTTATTTTCATTAGATACTCGTTTTAAAGTATTATTGTTATAACTAAACTCATATTGCGGAAAATCCTGTAACTTTCTTTTTTCAAATTTCATTTGCTTTTTAAGTGCCAGTGATGTCAACCTATGTGCTACCAATTTTACACACATATCATCTCCGATTTTCACCTCAAGGCACTGCATACCCCAAATAAAATTCTCCTTATCCTTATTCAGCCATGAAGGTCGAAAACATAATAATTTCCCAGACAGATTATTAAAGGATATCATTTCATCAACCGGACTCGTTAACGCATTCAAAAATAATTGTGTCAACAAATACTCCGGTATACTGCTACTTGTCATAGATTTTATAGACAAGCTATCTCCATCCTCTTTTGCATTCAACAAACGTACAAACTCAGCTCTGGAAATAGCGTTTTTAGGAAGCATAGCCCAAAAACTCTTTCCACTTTCAAATTGCAGAGCTGATATCTTTATATCATCAATATCCAGAAAAGTAGCTCCACCTTTTATATATTTATCCGATGTTGTAACATAATAAAAATCATAATCTTTGTCAATGTTGGAATATTCAAACGAAGCCAGGAGTTCATTCGAATAAAGTTTCTTTATACTCATTGCAAATATCCCTCCCGATTTATTTTAGCTATAATTTCAGTTCCTATTTCTTTTCTATCCAACCGATATAAATATGGTATCTCAATAATTCTACCACTATCACTAGACGTAATTTGCATATTGTGATCAAGCATAATATTGATTATTACCGTTCTCTTTCCTCCACACTTATCTAGCTTTTCCAGGACGCTTTTCTTTTCTTCTTCCGCAGATATTAGCATGGTTTCTTTCCATAACTTGAAATCAACATACACGCCATTACCTAGGGTATAATCAAACAATTCAAAAAACTCCGGCGGCATTTCCTGCAACGTTACTCCTGCATATTGTTCTAAAATATATTTACCAACAACTTCGCCTAAGGCACCTTTATAAATATTATTAAACATAGGTGGCGTCAATATAAACTCATTAGGAACAAAGCTCGTTGCATATCCATGCTTTTCAAACAATGCTTTCACTCCTGGGATTTGCATAATCTCTTTCAAATGCACCTCATCCTCTGACATCTTTTGTGGAAGACTACCGTCAAACTTGATATTTATATTTTTATTATAGTCTCCTTCTTGCTCATAAGAATAAGCTGTAATTTCTCCCGGCGCACACATATATACAAGCTGATATTGCGAATTCTGTTCTACGTTTTTTCTGCTTAGTGTAGGCCTCATAAGACATAGCTCACGCAATGCTTTCCAATAGTCTATGCTATCATCAGTCCAATTGCGTTTCAGCTCATTTATAATCTGCATTGCCTTCAGTGCTAATGTTCCGGCACGATTTTCCATTACGGCAATATCCAAATTTTCATTTGCCTGACCATTATAATATATTTTACCCACTTTAACTAATTCCGCAAATTCAGGATTCAACATTCGTTGTTCCACAATAGACAAATCGTAATCTGTTAGAATGGTATTATCCACATAAATATATATATCCGGATTCTTGAGACCGGTTCTACATATTCTTCCTACCGCCTGTATTAATGTTCGAAGCGCATAATTATTTACGGAATCTGTTTTATATGGTTCTCCCTTTTTTCCTGAAAAAGTATAGCCACCGCTGAAACATATAAAAGCATCTTTGATTACCGCAATACCATCTTTACGAGAAACTTCTCCTCTTTCCATCAAGAATTCCATCTGATATACAAAACGAATTAAATTCTCAGCTTCAATCCCCTTTTTGCTATCCACATTCACCAGAAGATTTGTTGGCTTCTCAAGATATATGCAGTCAAAGTCTTTTTCCATATCTCCTCTATCGTAATCATTAACTGCCACGATAGTAGCATTCCCCGGTGCTTTATATTGCAAATTTTGTCCCGCACCAACTGTATTATAGGAAGATATGACAAAGAGTTTTTCTCCCTTTGACAATCTCTGTATAAACTCCGCACGCTTAGCATCATAATCTTCACTATTTATACTATATAACAGGTCTTTACCTTTTAATCCCTTGATACCATAAAGCTTAATAATAGCGTCTGCAAATTCCTCTAATAATTTAATATCAAAAAGCCCCTTATTCTCCTGTGGCAATTTATTATTAAGACACAAGAAGGATTTAACCGAATCATTTAAGACAAATGCCTTCATTACCTTTACAACACGAATAAAGTTATTCTTTGCATATTCAACGCGCTCAAATGATATTGATAATTTTTCCGCATACTTCTTTATAAGTGCTTCGTTTCCGTTAAATATCTCTGCTAATTCAGCTGTATCATCCGTACTATAACAAACCGGTTCCACATGAATATTCACTTTATCATAATTGGCTACAAACGTCCGGAAAGACTCCTGCAATCTACACTTATCTACTTCTGGCATCACATAAAATTTGTCCTGCAACATCCTTTGAAGATATTCCAAATCATAATTACCAATAACCGTATCAAGTGTTGCTGTAGCTGAAATGCCTATAATCTGGGCCTTTTCAGATAAGTGAAGCAAAATACGCTCTGGTGAATCCTGAAAATCAAATAACTGAATCTCCGAACGCATACTATGATTAGGATCATCTATAAAATCATAATAGCGAAATCCTCTATCATAGACAGAGCGGTCAAAATACTTTAACGACATTTTTCCATTGCTGTCTTTTTTATCTTTCTTCGACTTTACCTGGCCTCCCATTACGATAGGCTTCAAATACCTTATCTGTTCTCTTGATAAATGAAACTCTGTCAGCACTGACTCAATTGCATTTTCAAACGTATAATCATCGTCACCCGGCCTTTTATCCTCATCCTTATGATGCTTATAATTAAACGAAAGATTTCTAGCTCCGTTCTGAAAATAAGTCAAGCAGCCTTTAACACTGGCAAGCAAACTTAATCCGCCACCATCTTTCTCTGTTGGTCTTCTTTTTGTAAAACGCAACCAGTTCTGTTTTGCCTTCATATCGGTATCTATATCAATAAAAGCATTTTCTCCCTCAAATACCGAATGAAACTGTAAGTCATTGAAAATAAAATTACGACTTCTATCGCCCTTACCATCTTCTTCTGTTTTGAAGCTATATTGCATCGCAAAACGGTCATATGTTTCATCAAACACACCACCAAATCTTTCTATAATTTCCATAGGATTTTTCGCGTTTTTGTGTTCATCAAGATATGTTTGTTGTAACTTCGATGCAGTAGTAAGCTCTGCCGGAAAATCTCTAGTCTTCAAAGATGCATATACACGATGAAACAGACCTAAATAATCAATATGATTTTCTAAGCCTCTTGTTATAATCTGATTAAGTAACCTGTCTCTTGTTGCATCAAACTCATCTATAAAAATAATTGCATTTTTTGTAATATTATTATTGTAAAAGCTATATGTAGGCTCAATAATCGTAGTATTCCCCAAGAAAAACTTGTCCATAGACATAAAAAATATCCGTTTTTCTCTCGTATATACTGCTGGATACAATTCTCCTATCCAATGATAATCAGGATTATTAGCAATATTCTTTAACTTTTCCTTTGGTGTCCTGAACTGCTTCAGCTCGCTTTCTATCACCTTACGAAAGGCACCTTCCTGCTGCTTGCGAATTGCATCCTCTGCGCTCTTGCATAAAACATTTATAATGTCCTTACTGGTTCCTTTTAATTCACGCTTTTTATCTCTGTATTCGTTTAATAATTTTACAGAGCCATGTAAATCTTTAAATTCTTGCTTCATGGTAATTGTCGGCGGTATTTTTCTTGCACGATATAGCGCGTCCAATTTTTGCACAACCATATCTGCATTCGCTTCTATTCGCAAACAATATTTATCATAATCATCTGCTTTACCACGCCTTGCAAAATGTTCACGCAACTCTTTATCGGGCAAATTTTTCTTAAGGGTTGTAACAAAGAAAATCTTCTTATCCTTGAATTCAGGCGCATCATAATTGTCGACCATAAAATCCAGTACACTATATGTTTTCCCAAAGCCGGTCGGCATATCTAGCAAGAACAATCCGGTATCCATTGACTTGCAAAAATTCACAATCGCCTGTTTCATAGCATCCTCCAAGTTTTTATTGTGCGTTTCTCCTTTAAATTGTCTATCATCCAAACTCAAATCAATGAATTCGAAATTCATCTAATAGTACAGCAGCCTTCTCATTTCTTATTTCTGTCAATGCTAATAGTATGTCCTCGTACGCATTAATCAGCTTCTCATCCTTTTTTATTTCATCGCTATAGAATATAAAGGATTTTAAGATAATCATATCAACTATCACTTGTGAATCTTTTATCTCTTTTGCAAACTGTTCTTTATTATTTCTAATAGCTTTTGTAAAGCACGAACTAATAGAGATCAAAATTTATGGTAATAGCTCACTAATATTAAACAAATATACTGTATATAGAACATCCATCAAATGATTGGAGCCATACTTTTCAATTTGTGCATTCAAAAAACACTTATCTTTAGATTACCACTCCATCCGTATCTTCTTAACTGAAAAGCTGGAAGAATATCTGATGTGATATCCACGGCTGGTTTCTTCGTCTCTAAATAAAACAATAATTCTGTACCTATTCTGAATGCGTAATCTGGTTTTTTATTTTTACTTTCCCCATCTTCTTCAACAGTTACATTAGCCTCATGCGTAACCTCTCTCAAATGTTGAGGCAGACCATTTTCATTAAGCACATCCCAACCTAATAATTGAAAAAAGGAATTCACAAAATCAACTCTAACCTGAGTTTCATTATATGACTTCTGTTTATATTGTTCTAAATTAGCACTATATAGATCAACTTTATTTTGCAAAAGTCTGATCTTTTCTTCCTGACCATGGTTTATTATTTCTAAAAAACCTGCATTCATATAAAATCAGCCTCCTTCTTGACATAATCCAAGTGCACAATAATTTATACCAGTATTCGATACCCAGACATAATTTTCTCATAACAAATGTCCCAAAATCAGGACTTCACGTACTTTCCCGACTTGATTCTTTTATCAACAGGTTTTTGCGCATTTACTGGAATTGCCCATGATCGCCCAAATTTTATAACCCCCGGAACCATTCCTTCATTGCATATAGTTTGAAGTCTTCTCTCTGATAATCCCCACTTTGTGGCAGCTTCTTTTACAGTCATAAATTCCATAAATTTTCTCTCCATTTTTGTTCTATAAAGCGATAAAATACTCCTCCTATATTATAAGCGGTCAAGCGCCGAATATCAATCATTTTCAATATTATTTATCCGCGTACAATCTATACTCTACCGCGTACAAATTTATATAAAAAATACCTTTTAGCAAGCAGATGTATTTTCTCGCCAAAAGGTACTTCACCCTTGTGCATATATTCAATTTATTTTTTCATGCACATTTTTATTCTTAAAATTTCTATGATATGTTTCCTTAAAAATAGCCCTCAAACCCGCTTAAACTGGGCATTTCTTAGAGAGTAAACAAACCGTCTCCACATGCACAGTCTGAGGGAATTGGTCAACTCCACACACTTTCTTTAACTCATATCCATTATCACACAAGAATCTCAAATCCCTTGCAAGTGTCGCACTGTCGCAACTTACATAAACCACTCGTTTTGGCTGCATCTTAAGAATTGTTTTAAGCAACATCTCATCGCAGCCTTTACGAGGCGGGTCCACCACGATCACGTCTGCGTAAACACCATTTTTCTCGTATTCAGCTGGAAGAACTTCTTCTGCCTTTCCGACAAAGAATTCCACATTCCCGATATCGTTGAGTTTTGCATTTCTTCTTGCGTCTTCAATTGCTGCCGGAACAATCTCCACACCACGGACAAACTTTGCCTTCTGCGCAAGGAACAGAGAAATCGTCCCAATTCCACAATACAGATCCCAGACTGTCTCTTCTCCGTGAAGATCTGCATATTCCAATGCTTTGGAATACAATTTCCATGTCTGTTTCGGATTTACCTGGAAGAAAGAAAGTGGTGATATTTCATATGAGATATCGCCAATCTTATCTGTGATATAATCTTCTCCCCAAATAGTTTTGACCTTGTCACCAAGGATCACATTACTTCGCTTTTTATTCATATTCAGAGAAATACTGGTCATTCCTGGAATCTCACAAAGTTTCTCAACCAGTTCCCTCTGATGTGGAAGATCCTGTCCATTGATAATCAGACAAACCATCAGTTCGCCGGTAAAAAATCCATAACGGACAAAAATATGGCGTACCAGACCCTTGCCTGTTGCTTCATCATACGGTGCGATGTTGTACTTTTCCATATGTGCAATCACACGGTCAAGTACATCTTTATTCTCTGGGATTCCAAGCGCACAGTCACGGTTTTCAATAATAGCGTGTGTACGTCCAGCATAAAAACCAGTGACAATTTTTCCTTCTTTATTTCTGCCTACCGGAAACTGAGCCTTATTACGATAATGATAAGGTTCATCCATTCCAATCAATGGTTCCATCGGAAGATTTGTGAACCCACCAATACGTTCCAGATGACCTCTTAATTTTTTCTCTTTAAACACTTTCTGTTCTTCGTATGAGACTGCCTGAAGCTGGCATCCGCCACATTGACGGGCAGACGGGCACACCGGCTCCACGCGATATGGTGAAGCATTGAGAATCTCCATCAGGCGTCCATAACCATAGTTTTTCTTAGCCTTCATAATTTTGGCTGTAACAGTATCTCCAATGACTGCGTCCTTTACAAAAACAGTGAAGCCATCAGCTTTGCCAATGCCTTCACCATCTGTTCCGCAATCCACTATTTCTAACGTAACAATATCATTTTTACGAAATTCCATAAGGATTAAACGTCTCCTGTTCTTCTCAGATTAGATTCAAAAAGTCTGTTGTATCCAAGCCACTCTTTCTTACCTTTGTCCGCCGCAAAGATTTCCGTAAGTGTTTCCATACGTGCATCTGTATTATCTGCAAGGTTCAGAGCTACTGCCTCTGCAAGTGCCGGCTTCTTTGGAGAACCATATTCCAGTTCACCGTGATGAGCCAGGATACAATGAACCAGCTGATTTTCAAGAGTTACCGGAAAATCTGGAATTTCTTTAGCCAGGTCATGGATCATCTGAGCACCAATGATAATATGTCCAAGAAGCTGTCCTTCATCAGTATAATCATTCAGTGGAAAAGAAGAGAGTTCTTTTGTCTTTCCGACATCATGAAGCAGAGATGCTGTAATAAGCAGATCTCTTTTAAGAAGCGGATAAGCACTTGCCATATAGTCACAGAGTTTTGTTACGCTTAAAGTATGCTCCATCAATCCACCGATAAATCCATGATGGACAGTTTTTGCCGCAGAATGTTCTTGGAAAGATTTCAAAAACTCTTTATCTTCTACAAAAAGTTTATTCAGTAGTGCTGACAGGTATCTGTTCTTCACTGTTTTTATCATAGCCAACAGCTGTCCGTACATATCATCTGTACTGTTTTCACTGACCGGAAGATAGTCTGCCGGATCGTACTCACCTTCCTGTGCTTTTCGAACTCTCTTAATGTTCAACTGCATAGCTCCTGCAAAAGTTGTCACATCTCCGACTACATCAATATAATCCAATGCATCAAAATCATCGATTCCCAATGAATTCGGATCCCAGATTTTGCCATCCAACACCCCTGTTTTGTCCTGTAAAATCAGATTCTCATATGGCTTTCCGTTCTTTGTCATTGCCGACTGTTTCTGTTTGCAAAGGTAGATTCCGTTAAGACGGTCTCCCTCATGTAATTCGTTAATAAAACGCATATACTGTTTCTCTTTTCTTTCTATTTTTCTTTGATCAATACATTTAATTCTACATTTACATATGTACCATAGGGATTCTTACGATATACTTCAAGCTTGACTCTTGATCCTTTGACCAGACTCTGAAGAATCGCCGAATACCTATTCATGGAACTGATTTCTTTTCCGTTCAATGCATGAACAATATCTGCATTCTGTACTCCTGCCGTCATAGCCGGTGAATCTTCTTCCACCGCATCTACATATACGCCTCGTGGAATGTCCAGATTTTCAGACTGATATTTTGAAATCGTTGTACCCTGAATTCCAATATAGCAGATATCCTCACCATTTGCCATACCTTCCAGAAGTGGACGCAGCTGTGCTGCTTCAACAGCTCGAATCACGCTGCTGTTTTCATTTTCCTGACTGCAGATGATTCCTACAACTTCACCGGACATATTCAGAAGAATTCCTCCTCCGTCCTCACTTCCTACCATATTTGTTGTAAGCATTCCATATTCTTCATCCGCAATTTTCATGCTGCCCGTTACAGAAGTAACCATACCACTGACCAGTGAGTCATAATCCCCAGTTGGACTACCGATTGCAATAACATCATCCATTTGCTCCATGTTATCTTCCGTGGCGAGTACAGCCTCAGAAATCTCATCTTTTGTAGAATCGTTTAACTCTGTGAATGGAACGCGGAACACATAAAAGCCTGTCCGGACATCTTTCTTACACAGCTGTGCATCTGCCATATCTCCATTTGAAAATGTCACCTGAAAATTTCCTGCATCATTCATTCTGTCGGAATATGTCATGATGTAAAAAGCTTCCGTATTTTTTAGGAAAACAAAACCTTCTTCTTCTCCGTATTTCAAGAACGAATCATCCAGTAGATCTGAATCTGTACCGAGTGCTGCTATTCGCACAAGTGCTCTGCGCGGTGTCTCAGATACTTTTCTCACCTGTTCAGCCCATGTACCCGACTTTTCATCCTCTGCATCTATCTCTGTTGAAGGTTTAGTATTTGCCAGTGCTGTTGAAGTGTTTTCATCCTCTGCTTCATCCACACGTGAAGCAGCTGTAACAGATGGCACCAATGTAACATCGGTATACTGTTCCGAATGTTTTCTCAAAGACGGTGCTACTTCTGGCAAAATCAGTGCTGCAGTGCCTGCCGCACAGCCACCAAAAATCACTCCACATACTGCTGCTGTCAGGAACTTATGCAGCAACATTTTCCTGTCCGCTGGACGCTCTTTTATTGTTTCCTTTATGAAAGGGTAATTCTCCGAAGATGGCTCTTTGTCATTTCGTTTTACCATAAGAATTCTCCTATAAATTCCAACCTGATAATTCGGGTTATATTTTAGCAAAATTTTATGAAATTTTTATGAACAATTCTTTTCCATTTTTCGTCATGTTTTATCAAGTGCATTTTTCCTTGTATTTACGGGCTTTTCGGGACTTTTTATTCGTCTTTTCGTTCCGTCTTT contains the following coding sequences:
- a CDS encoding transposase, with translation MEFMTVKEAATKWGLSERRLQTICNEGMVPGVIKFGRSWAIPVNAQKPVDKRIKSGKYVKS
- the rlmD gene encoding 23S rRNA (uracil(1939)-C(5))-methyltransferase RlmD — translated: MEFRKNDIVTLEIVDCGTDGEGIGKADGFTVFVKDAVIGDTVTAKIMKAKKNYGYGRLMEILNASPYRVEPVCPSARQCGGCQLQAVSYEEQKVFKEKKLRGHLERIGGFTNLPMEPLIGMDEPYHYRNKAQFPVGRNKEGKIVTGFYAGRTHAIIENRDCALGIPENKDVLDRVIAHMEKYNIAPYDEATGKGLVRHIFVRYGFFTGELMVCLIINGQDLPHQRELVEKLCEIPGMTSISLNMNKKRSNVILGDKVKTIWGEDYITDKIGDISYEISPLSFFQVNPKQTWKLYSKALEYADLHGEETVWDLYCGIGTISLFLAQKAKFVRGVEIVPAAIEDARRNAKLNDIGNVEFFVGKAEEVLPAEYEKNGVYADVIVVDPPRKGCDEMLLKTILKMQPKRVVYVSCDSATLARDLRFLCDNGYELKKVCGVDQFPQTVHVETVCLLSKKCPV
- a CDS encoding 3'-5' exoribonuclease YhaM family protein, giving the protein MRFINELHEGDRLNGIYLCKQKQSAMTKNGKPYENLILQDKTGVLDGKIWDPNSLGIDDFDALDYIDVVGDVTTFAGAMQLNIKRVRKAQEGEYDPADYLPVSENSTDDMYGQLLAMIKTVKNRYLSALLNKLFVEDKEFLKSFQEHSAAKTVHHGFIGGLMEHTLSVTKLCDYMASAYPLLKRDLLITASLLHDVGKTKELSSFPLNDYTDEGQLLGHIIIGAQMIHDLAKEIPDFPVTLENQLVHCILAHHGELEYGSPKKPALAEAVALNLADNTDARMETLTEIFAADKGKKEWLGYNRLFESNLRRTGDV
- a CDS encoding S1C family serine protease translates to MVKRNDKEPSSENYPFIKETIKERPADRKMLLHKFLTAAVCGVIFGGCAAGTAALILPEVAPSLRKHSEQYTDVTLVPSVTAASRVDEAEDENTSTALANTKPSTEIDAEDEKSGTWAEQVRKVSETPRRALVRIAALGTDSDLLDDSFLKYGEEEGFVFLKNTEAFYIMTYSDRMNDAGNFQVTFSNGDMADAQLCKKDVRTGFYVFRVPFTELNDSTKDEISEAVLATEDNMEQMDDVIAIGSPTGDYDSLVSGMVTSVTGSMKIADEEYGMLTTNMVGSEDGGGILLNMSGEVVGIICSQENENSSVIRAVEAAQLRPLLEGMANGEDICYIGIQGTTISKYQSENLDIPRGVYVDAVEEDSPAMTAGVQNADIVHALNGKEISSMNRYSAILQSLVKGSRVKLEVYRKNPYGTYVNVELNVLIKEK